Part of the Pseudodesulfovibrio mercurii genome is shown below.
CGAAGCCGGTCTCGGTCCACAGGTTGGCAGAATCGCAGTGCAGGGCCTGGACCAGGGCGAAGGGTCCCTTGGCCGGGCCGCGCAGGTACGACGAGTTGTGGTCCAGGGGGACGCCGATGACGGGGATACGCATGTCCGGCCTACAGGATGTAACGCGACAGGTCGCGGTCCTCGATGACCTCGCCCAGCTGGGCCACCACGTAGTCGCGGTCGATGACGACCTGGCTGCCGGACTTGTCCGGGGCCTCGTAGGACAGGTTGGCCAGGATCTTCTCCATGATGGTGTAAAGCCTGCGCGCGCCGATGTTCTCGGTCTCCTCGTTGATCTTCTCGGCCATGACCGCGATCTCCTCCAGGGCTTCCCTGGTGTAGTCCACGGTCACGCCCTCGGTCTGGAGCAGGGCCTTGTACTGCACGGTCAGGGCGTTCCTGGGCTCGGTCAGGATCTTGTAGAACTCCTCCTTGTGCAGGGAGGCCAGCTCCTCGCGCAGGGGGAACCGGCCCTGGAGCTCGGGGATGAGGTCCGACGGCTTGGCGAAGTGGAAGGCCCCGGCCGCGATGAACAGGATATGGTCGGTCTTGACCATGCCGTACTTGGTGTTGACCACGCTGCCCTCGACAATGGGCAGCAGGTCGCGCTGCACGCCCTCGCGTGACACGTCGGCCGAGCCGCCACCCATCTGGTCGTGGCGCGAGGCGATCTTGTCCATCTCGTCGATGAACAGAATGCCCTGCTGCTCCACGCGCTCCCTGGCCAGCTCGTTGACCGTGTCCGGGTCGATGAGCTTGTCGGCCTCTTCGTCGATGAGCAGTTGGTAGGCGTCCTTGATCTTCATTTTGCGGGCCTTGCGCTTGCCCGGAAACATGTTGGAAAAGGCGTTCTGCAGGTTGGAGCCCATCTCCTCCATGCCGGGGATGGCCATGATCTCCACGGACGCCCCGCTCTGAACCGTGACCTGCATCTCCACCTCGCGTTCGTCCAGCTGGCCCGCGCGGAACATCTGGCGGAACTTCTCGCGGGTGGCGTCCTCTCTGGGCGGCTCGATCTTCTCCACCGCGCCGTCCTGGCCGCCCTGGAAAAAGCCCATGGCCCCGCCGGGCTGCGGTTTCTTGCCGGGCAGGAGCAGGTCGAGGAGACGTTCCTCGGCGTTCTTCTCGGCCTTGATGCGGACTTTTTCGGTCTCTTCCTTGCGGACCATGTTCACGCCGATCTCCATGAGGTCGCGGATCATGGACTCCACGTCGCGGCCCACGTAGCCCACCTCGGTGAACTTGGTGGCCTCGACCTTGAAGAACGGGCAGTTGGCCAGGCGGGCCAGCCTGCGGGCGATCTCGGTCTTGCCCACGCCGGTGGGGCCCATCAGGATGATGTTCTTGGGCGCGATCTCGTCGCGCAGCTCCGGATCGAGCTGCTGCCTGCGCCAGCGGTTGCGCATGGCGATGGCCACCATGCGTTTGGCCGCCTCCTGGCCGATGATGTACTTGTCCAGTTCCGATACGATTTCACGGGGGGTCAGATTGCTCATGTGGATGCCTCCGGCGGCTTAAGAACCGTTTGAAAAAGGTTCTTAAGAATCTCCAAAACTTTTTATCGCACGCCTGTCGGCGTGGGAGTGTTCTCGATTATATGGCACGTCCCATCGAGGACGCACCCTCCACGCCGCCATGTTTTTTCTCGCGTTCCTCATCCCTTCCAGGCGGCGTGGCGCCAAAAAGTTTGGAAGGGAGAGCGCGAGAGGGAAACTTTTCCAAAAGTTTCCCTCCCGCATCTTCATGACAATCACTTGGCCTGCGTCTCAATGGTGATGTGGTTGTTGGTGTAGACGCAGATGTCGGCGGCGATCTCCATTGCCTTGCGGGCGATGGTCTCGGCCGGGAGGTCGGTGTTCTGTTGCAGGGCGCGGGCCGCGGCCAGGGCGTAGGAGCCGCCCGAGCCGATGGCGGCCACGCCGTCGTCGGGTTCGATGACGTCGCCGGTGCCGGAGATGATCAGGATGTGCTCCCCGTCGGCGGCCAGCAGCATGGCCTCAAGCTTGCGCAGGTACTTGTCCGTGCGCCAGTCCTTGGCCAGCTCCACGGCGGCCCGCAGCAGGTTGCCAGCATAGGTTTCGAGCTTGGATTCGAACCGCTCGGACAGGGTGAAGGCGTCGGCGGTGGCCCCGGCGAAGCCGATGCTCACACGGTCCTTGTAGATGCGCCGGACCTTGCGGGCGGTGTGTTTCATGGCCACGGCCTGGCCGAGGGTCACCTGGCCGTCACCGGCCACGGCGGTGCCGTTTTCGTCCTTGACCGCAACGATGGTCGTTCCTCTGAGTTCCATGGGTGCTCCTTACAGGATGTCTTCGGCGATGCGCGACCAGGTGTCGTAGGCCGCTTCGCCGTGCAGGACCATGACCGCTTCAATGACCAGTCCCGCCTCGATCCCTTCCTTGAGGACCGTGAGCGCGATGCGCGCCGCGTCTTCGACCGGATAGCCGTAGACGCCGCAGGAGATGGCCGGAAAGGCCAGGGTCTGGATGTCGTGTCGATGGGCGAGGGCGAGGCTGTTGCGGTAGGCGTTGCCGAGCAGCTCGGGCTCGCTGTTTGCGCCGCCGCGCCAGATGGGGCCGACGGTGTGGATGATGTGCCGTGCGGGCAGGCCGAAGCCCGGCGTGATGACCGCCTCGCCGGGCGGCAGGGAACCTATCTCGCGGATGATCTCCCGGCAGGCAGCCTGGAGCCGGTCGATCCCGGCCGCGCGGTGGATGGCTCCGTCCACGCCGCCGCCCCCGGCCAGGCGTGAGTTGGCCGCGTTGACGACGGCGTCCACGGTCAGCCGGGTGATGTCGCCTTCGCGGACGGACAGCCGTCCGGGGCCTGCGCTCCATGTTCTCTGCATGACGCCTTGTTAGGTAAGGCCTCGGGGCGAAATGGCAAGGGGGACGGTGCGCGAAAAACTTTCGGCAGCCGTGGGTTCGTGCTATGGTGGCGGCAATGAGCAAGACCGAGACCATACTCCTGGTGGACGACCAGCCCGAGAACATCAGCATCATGATCGAGGCGCTGTATCCCCTGTACACCCTGCTGGCCGCCACCGACGGGGCCACGGCTCTGGAGCGCGCGGCGGGCGACCCCCGGCCGGACCTGATCCTGCTGGACGTGATGATGCCGGGCATGAGCGGCCACGAGGTCTGCCGGAGGCTCAAGGAAGACCCGGCCACGCGGGACATCCCGGTCATCTTCGTGACCTCCCTGGACGCCCCGGACGACGAGGCCAGGGGACTGCGCGCCGGTGCCTCGGACTACATCGCCAAGCCCATCAGTCCGCCCGTGGTCCAGGCCCGGGTGAGGGCGCATCTGGACCTCAAGCTGGCGCGGGAGCAGTTGCAGCGCCACAACGAGGCCCTGGAGGAGCGGGTCCGGGAGCGCACCGCCGAGGTGGTCCGGGCCCAGCGGGAGCGGGTGGAGAGCCTCAAGCACTTCGCCGACGCCATGGCCCACCAGATCCGCAACCCGGTCATGTCCATCGGCGGTATCGCCGGGCTGCTCCTGCGCAAGGTACCGGAGGGCAGTTCGCTGGCCTCCTATGCCGAGGCCGTGCGCGAGGACAGCCTACGGCTGGAGAGCCTGGTGGGGGTCATCAGCGAGTACGTCTCCCTGTCCGTGGGGGAATTCTCCGACGTGGAGGCGGCCGGGCTTATGGACGCGGCCCTGGACAGGGCGCGCGGATTCGCGGCGTCCTCGGGCCGGGAGCTGATGGTGGACGGCGGCCTGCAACCGGGTCTGGTCAGGGTGGACGAGCGCATCGTGGTCACGGCCCTGGCCGAGATCGCGGTCAATGCCGTGGAATTTTCCGGCACGGGGCGCGTGCGTCTGACCGTCCAAGGCGGGCCGGGCATGTTCGCCGACCAGCTGGCCGAGGCCGGGCTGACCGTTCCCGGCCGGGAGCGCTACGGCATCCGCATGGCCGACGACGGACCGGGCATCGACCAGGCGGTCCTGCCGTACGTGACCGATCCCTTCTTCACCACCAAGGCGCAGGGCGTGGGCATGGGGCTGACCAAGGTCAAGCGGGTCATCTGCGACGAGCACGGCGGGACCCTGCTCGTCCTGTCGCCCGCCACGGAGGACGGGGAACGGCCCGGAACGGCGGTCGTCTTCGACCTGCCCCTGGCCTAGTCCGTTTGTATCAGCTTGCCTTGGCCGGGGGTTGCAGTTCGGCGCTCAGGGCGGCCTCGCCCTGGCCCTCGCCCTTCACCTCGGCGATGGCCTCGGCGTAGGCCAGGAACACGTCGTCGCGGTTGATCAGGCCGAGGATGTCCGAGGTGTCGGTCTCGGAGACCACCGGAATCTGGCCGTAGTCCGTGTTCACGAAGCGGAGCAGGGCCTGGTACAGGTCGTAGTCCGGGCGGACGTAGACCGGCCGCGACATGAGGTCGCGGACCACCACCAGTTCGTGCAGTTCCTCCTCGAACATCCAGCTGCGCACGTTGTGGATGGAGACCATGCCCACGTAGGTGCCGTCCTGGCTGCGGACCGGGAAGTAGAACTGGTCCGAGTGGGCGATGATGTCGGTCAGCGCCTTCAGGGTGGTGCCCTCTTCCAGGACGATGACGTCGCCGGGGTTGTAGAAGTCCGAGACGTGCATCTGTTCGAGGATGTTGATGGTCGCGTCCTCGGCGTGGGCCGGGGAGTCGAACTTGTTCTCCACCTGGTGCTCGTAGAGGGAGTAGCCGCGTCCGAGCACGATGCACAGGGCCGAGGCGAGCATGAGCGGGGCGAGCAGGCCGTAGCCCTGGGTCAGTTCGGTGACCATGATCAGCGGGCCGATGGGGGCGTTGGCCACGCCCGCGAAGAAGGCGGCCATGCCGACCAGGATGTACGCGCCGGGCTGGGTGACGATGTTCGGGAAGAAGTGGTGGCCGAGCTTGCCCACCAGGCCGCCGGACATGCCGCCCACGAACAGGGCCGGGGCGAACATACCGCCGGACATGCCCGAGCCGATGGTCACCGAGGTGGCCAGGGTCTTGCCGATGATGATGTAGCACATGCCCAGGGCCGGAATCTGGCCGAGGATGGCCAGTTCGAGCCAGCCGTAGCCGCCGGACAGGATGCCGCCGGTGACCAGGCCGTTTTGGGCGGTGTAGGGGTAGAGGATGCCGAGCAGCCCCATGGCCAGGCCGCCCAGTCCCATGGACCAGACCAGGCCGATCTTCTCCTTGAGGGGGAAGAAGACGTGATATTTGATGGTGTAGAAGGTCTTGACGTAGAGCCAGCCCACCGCGGCGCAGACAAAGGCCAGCAGGGCGTAGAAGATCAGCTCGCGCGGGTCGTGGAAGGTGAATCGCGGGATGCCGAAGATGGGGTCCGTGCCGTAGAAGAAGGTGAAGATGGAGTAGGAGACCACCGAACTCATGACCGAGGGCAGGATGGCCTCGGACTCGAAGTCCTCGCGGTAGATGACCTCCACGGCGGTCAGGGCGCCGCCGAGCGGGGCGCGGAAGATGGCCCCCAGGCCGCCCGCCGCGCCGGCCAGCAGGAGCATGCGCCGTTCCTTGGCGGACATGTTCATGAGCTTGGCCAGCCAGGAGCCGATGCCCGCGCCCATCTGGGTGATGGGGCCCTCGCGTCCGGCCGATCCGCCCGAGGCGATGGTCAGGACCGAGCACAGTCCCTTGATGATGGCCACGCGGCCCTTGATGATGCCGCCGCTGTTGTGGAAGGCGTTGATGGTCGCGTCCGTGCCGTCCGTTCCGCCGTTGATGGTCTCGGGGATGAAGGTCTTGACCAGCCAGCCGGTGAGCAGGGCCGTGCCCGTGGTGAAGACCGGGATGACCCACGGCCGGAACTGGCCCGCCGGACCCTCGAACAAGCCCTCGCCCGCCGGGTCCGGGGAGACGATGCCCGCCAGATGGTGCTGGATGAGGAACTTGCCGCTCTCCACCAGCCAGAAGAAGCCCGCGGCCACGAGCCCGGACAGGGTGCCGACGACCACGCCGATGATCAGCCATCGGAACGAGGTCACCGTGCGGTAGGATTTGACGAAATCCTTCCAGTAATTGATCAGTCTGTGAAAAGGCATGGGACTCAGCGGACCTCCGGGCATCGGTGGAAGTCCGGATGGGTCAGTTTGATGGCCGCCTCGGGCTGGGCCAGGATGCGTCGGCCCAGTTCCACGTCCTTGGCGATGCGGTCCTTGAGTTCGTCCAGGCCGTTGAACTTCTTCTCGTCGCGGATGCGCTGCACGAAGTGGACCCGGATCACGTCCCCGTAGATGTCGCCGGAAAAGTCGAGCAGATGGGCCTCCACGGACAGGACGTCGTTGCCGAAGGTCGGGTTCTTGCCGATGTTGGCCACGCCCTCGTAGACCGCGCCGTCCACCTCGGCCCAGATGGCGTAGACCCCGGGCTTGGGAAAGAGCTCGTCCACCAGCTTGAGGTTGGCCGTGGGAAAGCCGAGCAGCTTGCCGCCCCGGTTCATGCCGTGCACCACCTCGCCCGTGACCTGGTAGAACCGGCCGAGCAGGGGGCGCACCGCCCAGACGTGGCCCGCCTGGACCAGGTCGCGGATGCGGGTGGAGGAGACGATGGCGTTGTCGATGGTCACCGGGTCCAGCCGGTCCACGGTGAAGCCGTACTTCCCGCCCAGTTCGCACAGGGTCTCGAAGTTTCCGGCCCGTCCCTTGCCCAGGTGGTAGTCGTAGCCGATGATCATGTCCTTCACCTTGAGCCCGTCCACCAGGTAGGTCTTGACGAACTCCTCTGGGGAGAGCCGGGCCATGTCCATGGTGAACTCGAGCAGCAGGCAGACCTGCGGCCCGTACTGGGAGATGAGCTCCAGCTTCTGTTCGGTCAAGGTGATGAACGGCGGGGTGCGGTCGTTGCGCAGCACCCGCAGGGGATGGGGGTCGAAGGTCACGACCACGCTCGTGAGG
Proteins encoded:
- the hslU gene encoding ATP-dependent protease ATPase subunit HslU produces the protein MSNLTPREIVSELDKYIIGQEAAKRMVAIAMRNRWRRQQLDPELRDEIAPKNIILMGPTGVGKTEIARRLARLANCPFFKVEATKFTEVGYVGRDVESMIRDLMEIGVNMVRKEETEKVRIKAEKNAEERLLDLLLPGKKPQPGGAMGFFQGGQDGAVEKIEPPREDATREKFRQMFRAGQLDEREVEMQVTVQSGASVEIMAIPGMEEMGSNLQNAFSNMFPGKRKARKMKIKDAYQLLIDEEADKLIDPDTVNELARERVEQQGILFIDEMDKIASRHDQMGGGSADVSREGVQRDLLPIVEGSVVNTKYGMVKTDHILFIAAGAFHFAKPSDLIPELQGRFPLREELASLHKEEFYKILTEPRNALTVQYKALLQTEGVTVDYTREALEEIAVMAEKINEETENIGARRLYTIMEKILANLSYEAPDKSGSQVVIDRDYVVAQLGEVIEDRDLSRYIL
- the hslV gene encoding ATP-dependent protease subunit HslV; translated protein: MELRGTTIVAVKDENGTAVAGDGQVTLGQAVAMKHTARKVRRIYKDRVSIGFAGATADAFTLSERFESKLETYAGNLLRAAVELAKDWRTDKYLRKLEAMLLAADGEHILIISGTGDVIEPDDGVAAIGSGGSYALAAARALQQNTDLPAETIARKAMEIAADICVYTNNHITIETQAK
- a CDS encoding macro domain-containing protein, which encodes MQRTWSAGPGRLSVREGDITRLTVDAVVNAANSRLAGGGGVDGAIHRAAGIDRLQAACREIIREIGSLPPGEAVITPGFGLPARHIIHTVGPIWRGGANSEPELLGNAYRNSLALAHRHDIQTLAFPAISCGVYGYPVEDAARIALTVLKEGIEAGLVIEAVMVLHGEAAYDTWSRIAEDIL
- a CDS encoding hybrid sensor histidine kinase/response regulator, coding for MSKTETILLVDDQPENISIMIEALYPLYTLLAATDGATALERAAGDPRPDLILLDVMMPGMSGHEVCRRLKEDPATRDIPVIFVTSLDAPDDEARGLRAGASDYIAKPISPPVVQARVRAHLDLKLAREQLQRHNEALEERVRERTAEVVRAQRERVESLKHFADAMAHQIRNPVMSIGGIAGLLLRKVPEGSSLASYAEAVREDSLRLESLVGVISEYVSLSVGEFSDVEAAGLMDAALDRARGFAASSGRELMVDGGLQPGLVRVDERIVVTALAEIAVNAVEFSGTGRVRLTVQGGPGMFADQLAEAGLTVPGRERYGIRMADDGPGIDQAVLPYVTDPFFTTKAQGVGMGLTKVKRVICDEHGGTLLVLSPATEDGERPGTAVVFDLPLA
- a CDS encoding chloride channel protein, whose product is MPFHRLINYWKDFVKSYRTVTSFRWLIIGVVVGTLSGLVAAGFFWLVESGKFLIQHHLAGIVSPDPAGEGLFEGPAGQFRPWVIPVFTTGTALLTGWLVKTFIPETINGGTDGTDATINAFHNSGGIIKGRVAIIKGLCSVLTIASGGSAGREGPITQMGAGIGSWLAKLMNMSAKERRMLLLAGAAGGLGAIFRAPLGGALTAVEVIYREDFESEAILPSVMSSVVSYSIFTFFYGTDPIFGIPRFTFHDPRELIFYALLAFVCAAVGWLYVKTFYTIKYHVFFPLKEKIGLVWSMGLGGLAMGLLGILYPYTAQNGLVTGGILSGGYGWLELAILGQIPALGMCYIIIGKTLATSVTIGSGMSGGMFAPALFVGGMSGGLVGKLGHHFFPNIVTQPGAYILVGMAAFFAGVANAPIGPLIMVTELTQGYGLLAPLMLASALCIVLGRGYSLYEHQVENKFDSPAHAEDATINILEQMHVSDFYNPGDVIVLEEGTTLKALTDIIAHSDQFYFPVRSQDGTYVGMVSIHNVRSWMFEEELHELVVVRDLMSRPVYVRPDYDLYQALLRFVNTDYGQIPVVSETDTSDILGLINRDDVFLAYAEAIAEVKGEGQGEAALSAELQPPAKAS
- a CDS encoding bifunctional riboflavin kinase/FAD synthetase: MIVARTIQDIQGVIAGSCVTIGNFDGVHKGHQKLIALACERAKARDLTSVVVTFDPHPLRVLRNDRTPPFITLTEQKLELISQYGPQVCLLLEFTMDMARLSPEEFVKTYLVDGLKVKDMIIGYDYHLGKGRAGNFETLCELGGKYGFTVDRLDPVTIDNAIVSSTRIRDLVQAGHVWAVRPLLGRFYQVTGEVVHGMNRGGKLLGFPTANLKLVDELFPKPGVYAIWAEVDGAVYEGVANIGKNPTFGNDVLSVEAHLLDFSGDIYGDVIRVHFVQRIRDEKKFNGLDELKDRIAKDVELGRRILAQPEAAIKLTHPDFHRCPEVR